One genomic region from Streptomyces sp. NBC_01431 encodes:
- a CDS encoding alpha/beta hydrolase family protein, producing the protein MKQLLFPNNIQFWYETLRSMSHIAYGGADFGEVVSTGERITEGDYASWYTEWLATADRVSGEAEKALAAGHRVSARDGFLRASNYYRSAEFFLHGHPCDPRHDHAYDRSVACFRAAAALFTPVIEPVEIPYEGTTLPGYLYRVDDSGTPRSTLIMHNGFDGTAEELHFFGAMAGVERGYTVLVFDGPGMPGPRHHEGLVFRPDWENVITPVVDFAETLPDVDNSRIALLGISMGGVLAPRAAAFEHRLAALIAVDGLYDLGQTSVRNIPGTREEAERLLRAQSAPDLDAALEQLMAKDPIARWAINHGMYVMGVDTPRAFNASYLDYTLAGGIAEKIQCPTLVCDAEEDMFFKGQPEQLYDHLTCPKTLMVFTAEEGAGAHCHPGAMRLTQARIYDWLDDTLKATA; encoded by the coding sequence ATGAAGCAGCTGCTGTTCCCGAACAACATCCAGTTCTGGTACGAGACCCTGCGCTCGATGAGTCACATCGCCTACGGCGGGGCCGACTTCGGCGAGGTCGTGTCCACCGGCGAGCGCATCACCGAGGGCGACTACGCCAGCTGGTACACCGAGTGGCTGGCCACCGCGGACCGGGTGTCCGGCGAGGCCGAGAAGGCGCTGGCGGCCGGTCACCGGGTCAGTGCCCGGGACGGGTTCCTGCGGGCGTCGAACTACTACCGCTCGGCGGAGTTCTTCCTGCACGGCCACCCCTGCGACCCGCGTCACGACCACGCCTACGACCGCAGCGTGGCCTGCTTCCGGGCGGCGGCCGCGCTGTTCACCCCGGTCATCGAGCCGGTCGAGATCCCGTACGAGGGCACCACCCTGCCGGGCTACCTGTACCGCGTCGACGACTCCGGGACCCCGCGGTCGACGCTGATCATGCACAACGGCTTCGACGGTACCGCGGAGGAGCTGCACTTCTTCGGGGCGATGGCCGGCGTCGAACGCGGCTACACCGTGCTGGTCTTCGACGGCCCCGGCATGCCCGGTCCGCGCCACCACGAGGGCCTGGTCTTCCGCCCCGACTGGGAGAACGTCATCACCCCCGTCGTCGACTTCGCCGAGACCCTCCCGGACGTCGACAACAGCCGCATCGCGCTGCTGGGCATCAGCATGGGCGGCGTCCTCGCCCCCAGGGCCGCCGCGTTCGAGCACCGCCTGGCCGCGTTGATCGCCGTCGACGGCCTCTACGACCTCGGCCAGACCTCCGTCCGCAACATCCCCGGCACCCGTGAGGAGGCCGAGCGGCTCCTGCGCGCGCAATCCGCCCCGGACCTCGACGCCGCCCTCGAGCAGCTCATGGCCAAGGACCCGATCGCGCGCTGGGCGATCAACCACGGCATGTACGTCATGGGCGTCGACACCCCCCGGGCCTTCAACGCCTCCTACCTCGACTACACCCTCGCCGGCGGCATCGCCGAGAAGATCCAGTGCCCCACCCTCGTCTGCGATGCCGAAGAGGACATGTTCTTCAAGGGCCAGCCCGAACAGCTCTACGACCACCTCACCTGCCCCAAGACCCTGATGGTGTTCACCGCCGAGGAAGGCGCCGGCGCCCACTGCCACCCCGGCGCCATGCGCCTGACCCAGGCCCGCATCTACGACTGGCTCGACGACACCCTCAAGGCGACCGCCTGA
- a CDS encoding non-oxidative hydroxyarylic acid decarboxylases subunit B has translation MRLIVAMTGATGSVLGVRLLQELRRHPDVETHLVLTRWARATVELETGMSTRDVAALADVVHSPDDQGAAIASGSFPADAMVIVPCSMKTLAGIRTGYADGLVARAADVTLKERRKLVLVPRETPLSEIHLDNMLALARMGAAIVPPMPAFYNHPATVDDIVDHIVARICDQFAIDSTRARRWEGMRAAATHPRALQTN, from the coding sequence GTGCGTCTGATCGTCGCAATGACGGGAGCGACCGGCTCCGTCCTGGGAGTCCGGCTCCTTCAGGAACTGCGTCGGCATCCCGACGTGGAGACGCACCTCGTGCTGACGCGCTGGGCGCGGGCCACGGTCGAACTGGAGACCGGGATGAGTACCCGCGACGTCGCCGCGTTGGCCGACGTCGTCCACTCTCCCGACGACCAGGGGGCGGCTATCGCTTCCGGCTCGTTCCCCGCCGACGCGATGGTGATCGTCCCGTGCAGCATGAAGACGCTCGCCGGGATACGCACCGGGTACGCCGACGGCCTGGTGGCCCGTGCCGCGGACGTCACGCTCAAGGAGCGCCGCAAGCTCGTCCTCGTCCCCCGTGAGACTCCTCTGAGCGAGATCCACCTGGACAACATGCTCGCCCTCGCCCGCATGGGCGCCGCCATCGTGCCGCCCATGCCCGCCTTCTACAACCATCCAGCCACCGTGGACGACATCGTCGACCACATCGTGGCCAGGATCTGCGACCAGTTCGCTATCGACTCCACACGGGCCCGGCGCTGGGAGGGCATGCGTGCCGCCGCCACGCACCCGCGGGCCCTCCAGACGAACTAG
- a CDS encoding UbiD family decarboxylase, with protein MNPPKDLRAHLAALDTLGDLKRVRREVSWDLEAAAITRLSYERTAPAPFFENVSGAEPGFRLMGAPASLSSVPGKPLARVALSLGLPPDLTAAQLVDTLAATRDLPAVPPRLVSRDGAPCKQNILLGQDATLDRFPVPRVHEQDGGRYLNTWGIIVARTPDGSWTNWSIARIMMIDGKRMTGLVIPPQHIGLIWQEWVKIGKPMPYALVQGGDPAIPFVGGIPLPDGVDEAGFIGALHGEAVEVVKCELSDLAVPASAEVVIEGHLSVERSAIEGPFGEFAGYVPDEASRQPVYTVECITHRDAPIWPIVAEGRPVDEFHTVTGVGIAADVLHDLRAAGLPITTAWSPLRAASHWLVLTVPASWRELLPDTDSQEFVHRIGEVMAAGTRTGRLHARVFVLDDDIDPADDTDLTWALATRIHPTDRAETWNGPIHPLMNCYHHHERATMTGPVVLHDGLQPAPGQGRAPHSSFAEAYPAHIRQLVLDHWDEDGSVQSTALAHIRW; from the coding sequence ATGAACCCGCCCAAGGACCTACGTGCGCATCTCGCCGCACTCGACACCCTCGGCGACCTCAAGCGCGTGCGGCGCGAGGTGAGCTGGGACCTGGAAGCCGCGGCAATCACCCGACTCTCCTACGAGCGCACCGCTCCCGCGCCGTTCTTCGAGAACGTCAGCGGGGCGGAGCCCGGCTTCCGCCTGATGGGCGCACCCGCCTCGCTGAGCTCCGTGCCCGGCAAGCCGCTCGCCCGTGTCGCGCTCTCCCTGGGGCTGCCCCCGGACCTGACTGCCGCGCAGCTCGTGGACACGCTGGCGGCGACCCGGGATCTGCCTGCGGTGCCGCCCAGGCTCGTGTCCCGCGACGGGGCCCCCTGCAAGCAGAACATCCTCCTCGGTCAGGACGCGACGCTGGATCGCTTCCCGGTACCTCGCGTCCACGAGCAGGACGGCGGCCGATACCTCAACACCTGGGGGATCATCGTCGCGCGCACCCCGGACGGCTCGTGGACCAACTGGTCGATAGCCCGCATCATGATGATCGACGGCAAGCGCATGACCGGCCTGGTCATCCCGCCCCAGCACATCGGTCTCATCTGGCAGGAATGGGTGAAGATCGGCAAGCCCATGCCCTACGCACTCGTCCAGGGCGGCGATCCGGCGATCCCCTTCGTCGGTGGCATCCCGCTCCCCGACGGTGTCGACGAAGCCGGCTTCATCGGCGCCCTGCACGGCGAGGCCGTCGAGGTCGTGAAGTGCGAGCTGTCGGACCTCGCAGTGCCCGCCAGTGCGGAAGTCGTCATCGAAGGGCACCTGTCCGTGGAACGCTCCGCCATCGAGGGACCCTTCGGGGAGTTCGCCGGATACGTCCCCGACGAAGCCTCCCGTCAGCCGGTCTACACCGTCGAGTGCATCACCCACCGCGATGCCCCGATCTGGCCGATCGTCGCCGAGGGCCGCCCGGTGGACGAGTTCCACACCGTCACCGGCGTCGGTATCGCCGCCGATGTCCTGCATGACCTGCGCGCCGCCGGCCTGCCGATCACCACGGCCTGGTCCCCCCTGCGCGCGGCCTCCCACTGGCTGGTGCTCACCGTCCCGGCGAGCTGGCGGGAACTCCTCCCGGACACCGACTCCCAGGAGTTCGTCCACCGCATCGGCGAGGTCATGGCCGCAGGGACCCGGACCGGAAGGCTCCATGCCCGGGTCTTCGTCCTCGACGACGACATCGACCCCGCCGACGACACCGACCTGACGTGGGCCCTGGCCACCCGCATCCACCCCACCGACCGCGCCGAGACGTGGAACGGCCCGATCCACCCCCTGATGAACTGCTACCACCACCATGAGAGGGCCACCATGACCGGGCCGGTCGTCCTCCACGACGGACTCCAGCCCGCCCCCGGCCAGGGACGCGCACCGCACAGCTCGTTCGCCGAGGCCTACCCGGCCCACATCCGCCAGCTCGTCCTCGACCACTGGGACGAGGACGGGTCTGTCCAGTCCACGGCCCTGGCTCACATCCGGTGGTAA
- a CDS encoding peptidase dimerization domain-containing protein, which produces MDDAVVGGRGLWRATLTVSADSGHSGSSRSVLGAVSRAARLVQFLGMADLPGAPAADAAFGLPPKLSLTAIHGGEGFSVAADRCDLNVDVRTTPAFGAHDAETLVRKAAAELDAELPGPAPTRITPIAQLAALPVAVARAARRRADGCRRLAGPGGAGQDCRCLGMHVQLVGDPLDRTSTASRVLTGLDRQTRRAFTQFVGVFTGSSP; this is translated from the coding sequence ATGGACGATGCCGTCGTCGGGGGCCGGGGCCTGTGGCGCGCAACCCTCACGGTGTCCGCCGACTCCGGGCACTCCGGCTCCAGCCGAAGCGTTCTGGGCGCCGTCTCCCGCGCCGCGCGTCTTGTCCAGTTCCTCGGCATGGCCGACCTGCCCGGCGCACCGGCGGCGGACGCGGCGTTCGGGCTTCCGCCGAAGCTGTCACTCACCGCCATCCATGGGGGCGAGGGATTTTCCGTGGCAGCGGACCGCTGTGACCTGAACGTCGACGTGCGCACGACCCCGGCCTTCGGTGCCCACGACGCCGAGACGCTGGTCCGCAAGGCCGCCGCCGAGCTCGATGCCGAGCTGCCCGGCCCCGCACCCACGCGCATCACACCCATCGCCCAGCTGGCCGCCCTTCCAGTTGCGGTCGCACGAGCAGCCCGCCGCCGCGCTGATGGATGCCGCCGCCTCGCTGGGCCTGGCGGTGCGGGCCAAGACTGCCGTTGCCTCGGGATGCACGTCCAGTTGGTCGGCGATCCGCTTGATCGCACCAGCACGGCCAGCCGGGTCCTTACGGGCCTCGACCGCCAGACGCGTCGCGCGTTCACGCAGTTCGTCGGGGTATTTACGGGGAGCAGCCCATGA
- a CDS encoding SpoIIE family protein phosphatase, translated as MSVRSLLPKRPRSVAGQVFILQVAVVVLLVIGAILALALQTRRDLDNEAKNRSVAVAETFAHSPGLIAAMNSPHPSKVLQPITEETRRAAHVDFIVVMDTKGIRYTHPLPDRIGKRFVGTIGPSLAGKVLVESVQGPLGREVQAVVPVTAPGGRVVGLVSAGLKVRNVSSETNHQLIVILGTGAVGLALATGGTALATRRLRRQTHGLGPAEMTRMYEHHDAVLHAVREGVVIVAGDGTVLLANDEARRLLGLAPDSEGRPVAELEGLDPATAELLASGREATDEVHATGDRLLVVNQRPTDGPGGPMGTVATIRDSTELRALTGRAEVARERLRLLYDAGVGIGTTLDVRRTAEELAEVAVPAFADFVTVDLPDPVLGGEEPNPTSSEMRRTAVSGIRDDHPLYECGQLIEFLPSTPQARGFGSGHAELVPDLSRAPGWQAQDPERTEDIIGYGIHSLITVPLQARGAVLGVANFWRSEKPEPFDEDDLSLAEELVARAAVSVDNARRYTREHALAVTLQRSLLPRALPRHSAVEVAHRYLPAQSGVGGDWFDVIPLPGSRVALVVGDVVGHGLHAAATMGRLRTAVHNFSTLDQPPDELLSHLDELVSRIDQDEAGAAGGLEGSAMTGATCLYAVYNPVTRRCCFARAGHPPPAVVRPDGSVEFPDIPAGPPLGLGIMPFETMEMDIEEGSRLVFYTDGLIEDRTRDIDAGMELLRQALSRTDRTPEQTCHDVLGALLPGRAKDDVALLVARTRALGPDRVAEWDVPPVPSAVAGMRAAAAAKLREWGLADLEFGTELILSELLTNAIRYGSPPIRVRLLHDQGLTCEVTDGSSTSPHLRYAATTDEGGRGLFLVARTSERWGTRYTAEGKIIWAEQLLSDEGAPPPDLDGKALLDLFPDDELL; from the coding sequence GTGTCGGTTCGGTCGCTGCTCCCCAAGCGCCCCAGAAGTGTCGCCGGGCAGGTCTTCATCCTCCAGGTGGCAGTCGTCGTCCTGCTCGTCATCGGCGCGATTCTGGCGCTCGCGCTGCAGACCCGGCGCGATCTCGACAACGAGGCCAAGAACCGCTCGGTCGCCGTCGCGGAGACGTTCGCCCACTCGCCGGGGCTCATCGCGGCCATGAATTCACCCCATCCCTCCAAGGTGCTCCAGCCGATCACCGAGGAGACCCGCAGGGCGGCGCACGTGGACTTCATCGTGGTGATGGACACCAAGGGCATCCGCTACACGCATCCGCTGCCGGATCGGATCGGGAAGCGTTTCGTGGGCACCATCGGACCGTCCCTGGCGGGCAAGGTCCTCGTCGAGAGCGTGCAGGGACCCCTGGGCCGCGAGGTGCAGGCGGTGGTGCCGGTGACCGCACCGGGCGGCAGGGTGGTGGGCCTGGTCTCGGCCGGTCTCAAGGTCCGCAATGTGAGCAGCGAGACCAACCACCAGCTGATCGTCATCCTGGGCACGGGCGCGGTGGGCCTCGCGTTGGCCACCGGCGGCACCGCGCTGGCCACCAGACGCCTCAGGCGCCAGACCCACGGGCTCGGCCCGGCGGAGATGACCCGCATGTACGAGCACCACGACGCGGTTTTGCATGCCGTGCGGGAAGGCGTCGTCATCGTCGCGGGCGACGGGACGGTGCTGCTCGCCAACGACGAGGCCCGGCGGCTGCTGGGACTGGCCCCCGACTCCGAGGGCCGCCCGGTCGCGGAGCTGGAAGGACTCGATCCCGCCACAGCCGAGCTGCTGGCGTCCGGCCGGGAGGCCACCGACGAGGTCCATGCGACCGGGGACCGGCTGCTGGTGGTGAACCAGCGGCCCACCGACGGCCCCGGGGGCCCGATGGGGACTGTCGCTACCATCCGCGACTCCACGGAGCTGCGGGCGCTCACGGGCCGGGCCGAGGTGGCGCGCGAGCGGCTGCGGCTGCTGTACGACGCGGGGGTCGGCATCGGTACCACGCTGGACGTCAGACGCACGGCCGAGGAACTGGCCGAGGTCGCGGTGCCCGCCTTCGCCGACTTCGTGACCGTCGACCTGCCCGACCCGGTGCTGGGCGGGGAGGAGCCCAACCCCACGAGCTCGGAGATGCGCCGGACCGCCGTCAGCGGTATCCGCGACGACCACCCGCTGTACGAGTGCGGCCAGCTGATCGAGTTCCTTCCGTCGACCCCGCAGGCCCGCGGGTTCGGCAGCGGGCACGCCGAGCTGGTGCCGGACCTGTCGCGGGCGCCGGGCTGGCAGGCGCAGGACCCGGAGCGTACGGAAGACATCATCGGCTACGGCATCCACTCGCTCATCACCGTCCCCCTCCAGGCCCGCGGGGCCGTGCTGGGGGTGGCCAACTTCTGGCGCTCGGAGAAGCCCGAGCCCTTCGACGAGGACGACCTCTCCCTGGCCGAGGAACTGGTCGCCCGCGCCGCGGTGTCCGTGGACAACGCCCGCCGCTACACCCGCGAGCACGCCCTGGCCGTGACACTCCAGCGCAGCCTGCTGCCGCGGGCACTGCCCCGGCACAGCGCCGTCGAGGTGGCACACCGCTACCTGCCCGCGCAGTCCGGGGTGGGCGGCGACTGGTTCGACGTGATCCCGCTGCCGGGCAGCCGCGTGGCCCTGGTCGTCGGCGACGTCGTCGGCCACGGCCTGCACGCGGCGGCGACGATGGGGCGCCTGCGCACCGCGGTGCACAACTTCTCCACGCTGGACCAGCCGCCCGACGAACTCCTCAGCCACCTCGACGAACTGGTGAGTCGTATCGACCAGGACGAGGCGGGTGCCGCAGGCGGGCTGGAGGGCTCGGCGATGACCGGGGCCACCTGCTTGTACGCGGTCTACAACCCGGTCACCCGCCGCTGCTGCTTCGCCCGCGCCGGGCATCCGCCGCCCGCCGTGGTCCGCCCCGACGGGAGCGTCGAGTTCCCCGACATCCCGGCCGGACCGCCACTCGGGCTCGGCATCATGCCGTTCGAGACCATGGAAATGGACATCGAGGAGGGCAGCCGGCTCGTCTTCTACACCGACGGGCTGATCGAGGACCGCACCCGGGACATCGACGCCGGCATGGAACTGCTGCGCCAGGCGCTCTCCCGTACCGACCGCACACCGGAGCAGACCTGCCACGACGTGCTCGGCGCGCTGCTGCCCGGCCGCGCGAAGGACGACGTGGCGCTGCTGGTCGCCCGTACCCGGGCCCTGGGACCCGACCGGGTCGCGGAATGGGACGTGCCGCCCGTCCCCAGCGCCGTCGCCGGGATGCGGGCCGCGGCTGCCGCGAAGCTCAGGGAATGGGGTCTTGCGGACCTGGAGTTCGGTACGGAACTGATCCTGAGCGAGCTGCTCACCAACGCAATCCGCTACGGCTCCCCGCCGATCAGGGTACGGCTGCTGCACGACCAGGGCCTGACCTGCGAAGTGACCGACGGCAGCAGCACATCGCCCCACCTGCGGTACGCGGCCACGACGGACGAAGGAGGCCGCGGGCTGTTCCTGGTCGCCCGGACCTCCGAGCGCTGGGGCACCCGCTACACCGCCGAAGGAAAGATCATCTGGGCGGAGCAGCTCCTGTCCGACGAAGGGGCCCCGCCACCGGACCTGGACGGCAAAGCGCTGCTCGACCTCTTCCCCGACGACGAACTCCTCTGA
- a CDS encoding IS630 family transposase, protein MTSAAGASVPRRGPKLEPLLLAEDERAVLERWTRRAKSAQSLALRARIVLACAGPQVPPIVEVARNLGVAADTVRKWRRRFLAQHLDGLVDEPRPGRPPVIGIDAVEAVVVATLEEIPKNATHWSRSSMADRSGLSKSTVGRIWRRFQLKPHLTDTFKLSTDPLFVEKVHDVVGLYFNPPEGAVVLSVDEKSQIQALGRSQPVLPMMPGMPERRTHDYVRNGLTTLFAAFDVATGEVITALHRRHRVLEFKKFLIRIDKTVPAHLAVHLIVDNYGTHKTPTIRAWLGRHPRFHLHFTPTYSSWLNQVERWFGFLTDQKIRRGTHHNVQTLEAHIRTWVKEWNTNPKPFIWTKTAAEILDSLARYCQRISGAGH, encoded by the coding sequence GTGACTTCTGCTGCTGGTGCGTCAGTTCCTCGTCGGGGTCCGAAGCTGGAGCCGTTACTCCTGGCCGAGGACGAGCGTGCGGTGCTCGAGCGGTGGACCCGCCGTGCGAAGTCGGCGCAGTCACTTGCTCTGCGGGCGCGGATCGTGCTGGCGTGTGCGGGCCCGCAAGTGCCGCCGATCGTGGAGGTGGCCCGGAACCTGGGGGTGGCTGCGGACACGGTCCGCAAGTGGCGGCGCCGGTTCCTGGCTCAGCATCTGGACGGGCTGGTGGATGAGCCCCGGCCGGGCCGGCCGCCCGTCATCGGTATCGATGCGGTGGAAGCCGTGGTGGTGGCGACCCTGGAGGAAATCCCGAAGAACGCGACCCACTGGTCGCGTTCTTCGATGGCGGACCGCAGCGGGCTGTCGAAGTCGACCGTCGGCCGGATCTGGCGGAGGTTCCAGCTCAAGCCCCATCTGACGGACACCTTCAAACTGTCGACGGATCCGTTGTTCGTGGAGAAGGTCCACGATGTCGTCGGCCTGTACTTCAACCCGCCCGAGGGCGCGGTGGTTCTCTCGGTGGACGAGAAGTCCCAGATCCAGGCCCTGGGCCGGTCCCAGCCCGTACTGCCGATGATGCCGGGCATGCCCGAGCGACGCACCCATGACTATGTGCGCAACGGGCTGACCACCCTGTTCGCCGCGTTCGACGTCGCCACCGGTGAAGTCATCACCGCCCTGCACCGACGCCACCGGGTCCTGGAGTTCAAGAAGTTCCTGATCCGGATCGACAAGACAGTCCCTGCCCACCTGGCGGTCCATCTCATCGTCGACAACTACGGCACCCACAAGACCCCCACGATCAGAGCATGGCTGGGCAGACACCCCAGGTTCCACCTGCACTTCACCCCGACCTACTCATCCTGGCTCAACCAGGTCGAGCGGTGGTTCGGCTTCCTCACCGACCAGAAGATCCGCCGAGGCACACACCACAACGTGCAAACCCTAGAAGCCCACATCCGCACATGGGTCAAGGAGTGGAACACCAACCCCAAGCCGTTCATCTGGACCAAAACCGCCGCAGAAATCCTCGACTCCCTCGCCCGCTACTGCCAACGGATCTCCGGCGCAGGACACTAG
- a CDS encoding phosphatidylinositol-specific phospholipase C domain-containing protein, protein MTDRKRSYVMPHTTADSSGNEPSSEHVTSAADMAAFLSQLTLETAPEYQGDETAAFGESIPVLSQLNNWMSGIPNETKVTDISIPGTHESCAVHDDTAFGYGRCQAQNLEWQLNNGIRFIDIRCARRSPQYFEVFHGNINQHLYFGSVLQMCHEFLKARPTETIFMRLSETKSDSAAADFKRTFEDVYLDQDGWRRLFHISNQFPTLGEVRGKIVLATRGPYIGGLDLGSSLFDIQDHWNKPGIDAKKSYVRNHLIKAMDAGPSKSKMFLNYTTATGSPHTPWGYAQRLNPYTLQELTRLHDRTKSVGVVLLNYCDRPHNSTSGGYTNMMTEVINMNRIRPWTPQITVPVQSQYTETKPVFSGTGGQPGETITVVKTGEPGTVLGTATVDRERKWSVPCNRELPEGPYSISARQSNEYGQSDWVPNRTFHVRKQVPPPPRPPAIVEPGHLASVSRRPTFRGTYGQPGAIITVCKKGDPNTVLAETRVTNGDMWAVQCNRDLPINRLYEISVKQSNPGGSSDWVHRTFDVSPL, encoded by the coding sequence GTGACCGACCGCAAAAGGAGCTACGTCATGCCTCACACAACTGCCGACAGCAGCGGCAATGAGCCATCGTCGGAACACGTCACGTCCGCTGCGGACATGGCAGCGTTCCTGTCTCAATTGACACTCGAAACGGCTCCCGAGTACCAGGGCGACGAGACCGCCGCGTTCGGCGAATCGATACCAGTACTGTCACAGCTGAACAACTGGATGTCAGGCATACCAAACGAAACCAAAGTGACCGACATCTCGATCCCGGGCACGCACGAGAGTTGTGCTGTCCACGACGACACGGCCTTCGGGTATGGGCGGTGCCAGGCCCAGAACCTGGAGTGGCAGCTCAACAACGGTATCCGATTCATCGACATCCGCTGCGCCCGTCGCAGCCCACAGTATTTCGAAGTGTTCCATGGCAATATAAACCAGCACCTATATTTCGGCAGCGTGCTGCAGATGTGCCACGAATTCCTCAAGGCGCGCCCCACCGAGACGATCTTCATGCGGCTCTCGGAGACCAAGTCCGATTCGGCGGCTGCCGACTTCAAGCGCACCTTCGAAGATGTCTATCTCGACCAGGACGGATGGCGCCGCCTGTTCCACATCAGCAATCAATTTCCGACTCTCGGTGAGGTTCGCGGAAAGATCGTACTGGCGACCAGGGGTCCCTACATCGGCGGACTGGACCTCGGCTCCAGCCTGTTCGACATCCAGGACCACTGGAACAAGCCGGGAATAGACGCCAAGAAATCCTACGTTCGCAATCACCTGATCAAGGCGATGGACGCCGGACCGTCCAAATCGAAGATGTTCCTGAACTACACTACCGCGACAGGCTCTCCTCATACCCCTTGGGGTTACGCCCAGAGACTTAATCCATACACTCTCCAGGAACTGACTCGCCTGCACGACCGTACAAAATCCGTGGGCGTGGTCCTGCTGAACTACTGCGACCGCCCCCACAACTCAACCTCCGGCGGATACACCAACATGATGACGGAAGTCATCAACATGAACCGCATACGGCCGTGGACACCACAGATCACCGTTCCGGTGCAGAGCCAGTACACCGAAACAAAACCCGTGTTCAGCGGCACCGGAGGACAGCCGGGGGAAACCATCACGGTGGTCAAGACCGGAGAACCCGGCACAGTACTGGGCACTGCCACTGTAGACCGCGAACGGAAGTGGTCAGTCCCCTGCAACCGGGAGCTGCCAGAAGGTCCGTACTCAATCAGCGCACGACAGTCGAACGAATACGGACAATCGGACTGGGTGCCGAACCGCACCTTCCATGTACGAAAGCAGGTGCCTCCGCCGCCCCGGCCTCCGGCAATTGTCGAACCGGGACACCTGGCATCGGTATCACGGCGCCCGACCTTCAGAGGCACCTACGGACAGCCGGGGGCCATCATCACCGTCTGCAAGAAGGGCGACCCGAATACCGTGCTAGCCGAAACGCGTGTGACGAATGGCGACATGTGGGCCGTGCAATGCAACCGGGACCTGCCCATCAATCGGTTGTACGAGATCAGCGTCAAACAGTCCAACCCCGGCGGCTCCTCGGACTGGGTACATCGCACCTTCGACGTGTCGCCACTGTAA
- a CDS encoding Vps62-related protein → MPRIETFGDIDICYTTARTLVWSSFGARGQRDANFWLPTLLPANSFRPLGTYVFAGTVDEVKDEAWSATGRPLPLVRNRGNGQGPLASPVRYERLWHDRNSGAGLYGSAWRPIPPNGYVALGDLWWPGWDEAPPLNATWCVKQEHVSHTYVQGARITPRLWDDRGTGAHESVAVWGLDAPPTSVTDRTERLFLPAQYTTTVNHYNVADPTPTSWVLEVPADVETREVPGPPRMTSTARPEAPAPVTDRIVRVPLTAVNDPDRSEEWKIENSPFYTIRRQLGYEVAVYGYNREGSRPVIAGEDVKTGFSKEEEETFTEKTTISVNVSAGVSFKAFSLGADVNITREIGYEHRTNVAEFEERSYPKQISIPPQAAGVLWVEVHHLEVYRADNTLVGDATLSFRINNSFVVGEYPPGAGVIDLPDPAVAEPEFSQAPDIDWETGEGLPKIDIGALAKQAEQESGDQQPSRPTIRSAGT, encoded by the coding sequence ATGCCACGCATCGAAACCTTCGGTGACATCGACATCTGTTACACGACGGCCCGCACTCTTGTGTGGAGCAGCTTCGGGGCACGCGGCCAGAGGGACGCCAACTTCTGGCTTCCGACGCTTCTTCCGGCGAACTCGTTCCGCCCATTGGGGACCTACGTCTTCGCCGGAACTGTTGATGAGGTCAAAGACGAGGCTTGGTCGGCGACCGGTCGGCCGTTGCCGCTGGTTCGCAACCGGGGCAACGGGCAGGGGCCGCTGGCCAGCCCGGTGCGCTACGAGCGGCTGTGGCATGACCGGAACAGCGGCGCGGGCCTGTACGGCTCGGCGTGGAGGCCGATCCCACCGAACGGCTACGTGGCGTTGGGGGATCTGTGGTGGCCGGGATGGGACGAGGCCCCGCCGCTGAATGCCACCTGGTGCGTGAAGCAGGAGCACGTGAGCCACACCTACGTCCAAGGGGCGAGGATCACTCCGCGACTGTGGGACGACCGGGGCACCGGAGCCCATGAGAGCGTGGCGGTATGGGGGCTGGATGCTCCGCCCACCTCGGTAACGGACAGGACGGAGCGGCTCTTCCTGCCCGCGCAGTACACGACCACGGTGAACCACTACAACGTGGCGGACCCGACCCCCACCTCGTGGGTGCTGGAAGTACCCGCCGACGTCGAGACGCGCGAGGTGCCCGGGCCGCCGAGGATGACGTCAACCGCTAGGCCGGAAGCGCCTGCCCCGGTTACTGACCGCATCGTGCGCGTGCCTCTCACCGCGGTGAACGACCCCGACCGCAGCGAGGAATGGAAGATCGAGAACAGCCCCTTTTACACCATTCGGCGTCAACTCGGATACGAGGTGGCCGTCTACGGCTACAACCGCGAAGGATCGAGACCCGTCATCGCAGGCGAGGACGTGAAAACCGGGTTTAGCAAGGAGGAAGAGGAGACGTTCACCGAGAAAACCACCATCTCGGTCAACGTCAGTGCCGGGGTCTCCTTCAAGGCATTCTCCTTGGGGGCCGATGTCAACATCACCCGGGAGATCGGCTACGAACACAGAACCAACGTCGCCGAGTTCGAGGAGCGGTCCTACCCTAAGCAGATCAGCATCCCGCCGCAGGCAGCGGGCGTCTTGTGGGTGGAGGTCCACCACCTGGAGGTCTACCGCGCGGACAACACCCTCGTCGGTGACGCGACGCTCTCCTTCAGGATCAACAACTCATTCGTGGTGGGCGAGTACCCGCCCGGCGCCGGCGTGATCGACCTCCCGGACCCCGCTGTTGCTGAACCCGAGTTCTCCCAGGCCCCGGACATCGACTGGGAGACCGGCGAGGGGCTGCCCAAGATCGACATCGGCGCACTGGCAAAGCAAGCCGAGCAGGAGAGCGGAGACCAACAGCCAAGCCGACCTACCATCAGGAGTGCGGGCACGTAG